TTAAAATCCATACTCTTTCCATCTCCTGGTCACAAGCTCCCGCATTTCGGGGCTCATGCGTATTTCCTGGGGCCAGTCGCGGCCCATTCCTTCCTCACGGGTCTTCCGCGTGGCGTCGATTCCCATCTTGCCCCCGAAGTTCGCGTAGGGGGCCGAATGATCGAGCGCGTCGAGGGGACCCTCCGCGAGCATGAGGTCGCGCCGCGGGTCCACGTTGTTCAACAGCTTCCAGAGCACGGTGCTCGAGTCGCGGAGGTCGATATCGGCGTCGAAGATTGCGATGAACTTGGTCGAGGCCATCTGCCCCAGGCCCCACAAGGCGCTTATCACCTTCTTGGCCTGTCCGGGGAACTCTTTGTGTATGGACACGAGCGCGCAGTTGTGGAACACACCCTCCAGGGGAAGCTCGATGTCCGCGATCTCCGGGACGACGAGCTTCATGAGCGGGAGGAAGATGCGCTCGGTGGCCTTCGCCATGTAGCAGTCCTCCATGGGGGGCTTGCCCACGATCGTGGCCGGGTACACGGCGTTCGCGCGGCAGGTGAGCGCCGTTATGTGGAACACGGGGTAGGTGTCGGCGGGCGAATAGAAGCCGGTGTGGTCTCCAAAGGGGCCCTCGATGCGTTCGTCGCCCGGGTCCACGTATCCCTCCAGGACGAAGTCGGACTCGGCGGGCACGTACAGGTCCACGGTTTTGCATTTCACGATCTCGATCGCGCTTCCCTCCAGCCAGCCGGCGAACATGAGCTCGTCGATATCCGGCGGGAGCGGCGCGGTCGCCGCGAAGGTGACCGCGGGCGAGCCGCCCAGCGCGACGGCGACGTCCATCCTGCGGCCCAGCTCCTTGTGGGCGCGGTAGTGGCGCGCCCCGTCCTTGTTGTACTGCCAGTGCATGCCGGTGCTCCGGCCGTCGAATTTCTGCATGCGGTACATGCCGTAGTTGTGCACGCCGTTCCCCGGGTCCTTCGTCGCCACGATGGGGAGCGTAATGAAGGGGCCGCCGTCGTGCGGCCAGCAGGTGAGTATGGGCAGCATGTCCAGGAGCGCTCCCTGCGAGTGCACACGCTCCTGGCAGGGGGCGCCCTTCACCTTTTTAGGGATGAGCCCGGCGATGTCCTTTAGCGTGAAAAGTACCTTCACCTTCTCCGCAAGCGTGCGGGGCGGGTGTATCTTTACGAGGGTTTCGATGCGCTTGCCGATCTCGTCGAAGGTTGCACATGAGAGGGCGCGCTGCATGCGCGGGAAGCTTCCGAACGCGTTTATGAGCAAGGGGAACGCGGAGCCTTCCACGTTTTCAAAGAGGAGCGCCGGTCCCGCGGGCTTGCTCATGCGGTCGGCGATCTCGGTGATCTCGAGACGGGGCGAGACCTTCGCCGGGACGCGCCTGAGCTCCCCGGCGGCGTCCAGGGCGCGGATGAATTCCATCAGGTTCTTATGCGGCATCTGTGCTCCTCAAAAAACTCAAAGACGTGTAAGAGTGGGAGAGGTGGGGATATCTCCATTTCCTTAAAGTCCCGTCCTGAAATAGTCAGCCTAGGCGCGGTGAGCTATTTTTCAACCAATTATTTGGTTGCAAAAGGGCCACGGTACGTCTTACCTATAAGGCGCGCACTTACATTATTATCGGCTAAATTACAGTGATACTCGTCATATTCGGCGGAATAGGCATTTTCCTCGTCGGGATGATCCTCATGACCGACGGGCTCAAGTCGGTGGGGGGCGATACCCTGCGCGCCTCGCTCACGCGCTTCACCGGGGGGCCCGTCTCCGCGATCGCGTCGGGCTTCGCGGTGACCTCGCTGTTGCAGGCGTCCGCGGCCACCATCCTCGCGACCATAGGCTTCGTGAGCGCCGGCTTCATAAGCTTCACGCAGGCCATCTTTATAATATTCGGTGCGAACCTGGGTACCAGTGTCACGGGCTGGATCGTGTCGCTCCTGGGTTTCCAGGTGAAGCTGGGAATCATGGCCATGCCGCTCGTGGGCGTCGGGGCGCTCATGATGCTCCTCCTCCACGGCAAGAACGCGTCCCGGGGTATGGTGCTCGCGGGCTTCGGGCTGCTGTTCGTGGGGATTGATACGCTGCAGCTCGGCATGAGGGACATGGCGCTCTACGCGGACGTGGGGACGTTTCCGGGAACGGGCTGGGCCGGGAGGCTCGCGCTCATCGGCATAGGGGTGCTCATGGCCGCGCTCATGCAGTCACAGAGCGCCGCCCTGGTCACCGCGCTTGCCGCGCTGAACACCGGGAACGTCTCGCTCGAGCAGGCCGCGGCGATAGTTATAGGCCAGAGCATCGGGAAGACCAGCACGGCGGCCATCGCTGCGTTTGGCGCATCGGTCCTGGCGCGGCGGGCGGCGCTCGTTCATATAAGCTTCAATTTCGCGGCGGCGGCGCTTGCCTACCTGCTCTTCCCACAGTTCATTCTGGCGGTCCGGGGGGCGCTGGGGACCGTAGGTGTATCGGACCCCGCCATACTCCTCTCCGCGTTTTTCACCATGTATTACCTCGCGGGCATCGTCGCGCTGTTCCCCCTGGTTCCGCGCTTGCGCGATTTCATAGAGCGCGTGCTCCCGGAAAGGGGATCCGGGCTCACGAGGAACCTTGACAGTAACGTCTCGCACGTGCCCGCGGTCGCCGTTGAGGCCGCCCGCCGCGCGACCGTGTCGATCGCCGCACATATAATGCTCTCGCTCCGGGGGCTCATGGACCCGGAAATTCGCTACCGCGAAATTGAGACACGCCTCGAGGAGTCCGAAAGGGCGCTCCGGGAGACGAGCCGGTTCCTGGGAGGCGTGCGTTCGCGGCCCGGCATGGCGGCCGTGCACCAGCGCCACCTTTCGCTCCTCCACGCGGTCGACCATCTCGACCGTATCGTCGACGCGTGCCGTGAAAAGGACGAGATCCGCACGGTCGCCCATGTCGGGGCGCTGCGCACCGTGGCCCTTGACAAACTCGCCCAGCTGGATTCGGTGATGGGCTGGCTGCAGGGCTACTCGAACGAGGCGCCGGTACCCATTCTCGAGGCCATGTCCCAGTCCCTCGCGGGTATCCGCAAGGCCCAACGCGCCGAGGTTTTGGAGCTGACCGCGACCGGGGCGATTGGCGCGGAGCACGCCCTGGAACAGCTCGAGGCCATGCGCTGGCTGGATCGCCTGGCCTACCATATCTGGAGGGCCATCTATCACCTGAGCGAAACGCTGCAGGAGAAGGTCGCCGCGCCGGCCGACGCGCCGCGGAGCCAGAACGGGCGCCGCCATGGCGGCCGCGGGATGGAAATTTAACTTCGCAAAAAAGTTGACAGGGCCGATACCTGAACTAGAGTAGCGGCGTCACCGTTCCGCATTTCCATGTACGCTTCAGGCGAGGTCATTATGAAATATCTGCTGGTGCGCCAGTTTTACAACAACTCGATAGATAATTTTTTCAACTTCTTCAACCGGATCGTGGACTTCGGCAAGCTTCTCGTCGAAACCTTCCTGGTCTTCATGGACATCTGGTATCAGTTTTTCATGATATTCATAAATATTTTCAGATACTTCTACTACCTGGTGCTCTTCGGCATCGATAAATCGACGGAATCCAGGTCGACCATCATTTTCTGGAGAAAGCTGCCCGAGCGCAATCCCTTCCAGCCGGGCCGCGTCTTCACGCGTGAAATCCACAATCCCATTCCCGCAGCCTACGGCCGTCACGCGGCCGCGGCGGTTTCCCAGGGAGCAACAGTCGCGGTGTCGGGCATCAGGGGCATCAGGGGCACCGTCGGCACGGTGGCCTCGGCGGCGAGCTCCGTTACCTCGGCGGGCGGAAAACTCCTGAAGCCGTCGGCAGGCGCGGCGAAGCGCTCGTTTGGAAAGGGATTCCTCCAGTTTTTCGCCGACCTCGCGTCCGGGATCAAGACGTTTTTCATGAAGCCGGCGCGCCTGATTGCCGACACGGTTATGCGCAGGATGAAACCCGTAAAGGACGAGGAGCCCGGGGTTGCGGGAAGCCTCATCGAGCAGTACCTCAAGGAGTACGAGAAAAAACGCAGGGCGTAACGCGCCGGGCAGGCCGTCATGAGCATTCTTCCGCGCCGTCTCGTGTCCCTCCCGCTCATGATCGTCCTTGCGAACGCGCTCCCGGTCGTCGAGGTCCTTAACGGCCGCATGCGCGTGTTCGACGTGGTGATGCTCTACTGGCTGGAAAGCGTCATCATAGGCGGATTCAACATCTTCAGGATCGCGCTCGCACGCGGCGGTCCTGCCGGGAAGCCAAAACTTTTCCTCGTCCCCTTCTTCATGTTCCATTACTTCGGGTTCATGCTCATCCAACTGGTCTTCATTATCGCGCTCGTGGGCGGGCAGGTGCGTGATTGGGGCGAAATCTCGCCGGGAGGCGGATGGTACGCAGCGGCACTTCTCGCCCTTGGGGCGGGACACGCGTACGATTTTTTCGCGGGGTACGTGGGGGAGGGCCGCTACCGGGACGCAAACCCCGCCTCCCAGATGTTCAGGCCGTATGTCCGCGTCGCGATACAGCAGGCGGTGATCCTGGGCGGGGCATTCCTCTCGGGCCGGCTGGGCATGGGGGATTCCATGGTGTATCTTGCCATACTCGTGGCGCTCAAGGTGGGTGCGGACCTGGCAGGTTACTATATAGAACGCCGCGCGGGCGCAGGGAAAAAGATCACCCGCCGGGAGTTCCTTTTTCCCGCATCCCTGCGGGGAAGGTGATGACGAAATGCGCGCCGCCCCGGTTGAATACCTGCAGGCTTCCCATGAGCTGCATGGTGAGCAGCTTGACGATGTACATTCCCATTGACGAGCAGCGCTCGATATCGAAATCCTCGGGGAGACCCACCCCGTCGTCCTTCACGCTGAACCGGTAGTTCCCGTCATCGAGGCCGCATTCCACCCACACGGTCCCGGTATGGTCCCCGGGGAACGCGTATTTGATCGCGTTGGAAACGAGCTCGCTTATTATCAGCCCGCAGGGCACCGCGATATTGACATTCAATTGAAATCCGCACGCGCTCGCCTCGAGCTTGATCCTC
This window of the Spirochaetota bacterium genome carries:
- a CDS encoding menaquinone biosynthesis decarboxylase, whose protein sequence is MPHKNLMEFIRALDAAGELRRVPAKVSPRLEITEIADRMSKPAGPALLFENVEGSAFPLLINAFGSFPRMQRALSCATFDEIGKRIETLVKIHPPRTLAEKVKVLFTLKDIAGLIPKKVKGAPCQERVHSQGALLDMLPILTCWPHDGGPFITLPIVATKDPGNGVHNYGMYRMQKFDGRSTGMHWQYNKDGARHYRAHKELGRRMDVAVALGGSPAVTFAATAPLPPDIDELMFAGWLEGSAIEIVKCKTVDLYVPAESDFVLEGYVDPGDERIEGPFGDHTGFYSPADTYPVFHITALTCRANAVYPATIVGKPPMEDCYMAKATERIFLPLMKLVVPEIADIELPLEGVFHNCALVSIHKEFPGQAKKVISALWGLGQMASTKFIAIFDADIDLRDSSTVLWKLLNNVDPRRDLMLAEGPLDALDHSAPYANFGGKMGIDATRKTREEGMGRDWPQEIRMSPEMRELVTRRWKEYGF
- a CDS encoding Na/Pi cotransporter family protein, whose protein sequence is MILVIFGGIGIFLVGMILMTDGLKSVGGDTLRASLTRFTGGPVSAIASGFAVTSLLQASAATILATIGFVSAGFISFTQAIFIIFGANLGTSVTGWIVSLLGFQVKLGIMAMPLVGVGALMMLLLHGKNASRGMVLAGFGLLFVGIDTLQLGMRDMALYADVGTFPGTGWAGRLALIGIGVLMAALMQSQSAALVTALAALNTGNVSLEQAAAIVIGQSIGKTSTAAIAAFGASVLARRAALVHISFNFAAAALAYLLFPQFILAVRGALGTVGVSDPAILLSAFFTMYYLAGIVALFPLVPRLRDFIERVLPERGSGLTRNLDSNVSHVPAVAVEAARRATVSIAAHIMLSLRGLMDPEIRYREIETRLEESERALRETSRFLGGVRSRPGMAAVHQRHLSLLHAVDHLDRIVDACREKDEIRTVAHVGALRTVALDKLAQLDSVMGWLQGYSNEAPVPILEAMSQSLAGIRKAQRAEVLELTATGAIGAEHALEQLEAMRWLDRLAYHIWRAIYHLSETLQEKVAAPADAPRSQNGRRHGGRGMEI